A genomic window from Eptesicus fuscus isolate TK198812 chromosome 19, DD_ASM_mEF_20220401, whole genome shotgun sequence includes:
- the OPRK1 gene encoding kappa-type opioid receptor, with the protein MESPVQIFRGDPGPTCAPSTCLLPNGSGGVPGWAEPDSNSSAGSEDTPLEPAYISPAIPVIITAVYSLVFVVGLVGNSLVMFVIIRYTKMKTATNIYIFNLALADALVTTTMPFQSTVYLMNSWPFGDVLCKIVISIDYYNMFTSIFTLTMMSVDRYIAVCHPVKALDFRTPLKAKIINICIWLLSSSVGISAIVLGGTKVREDLDVIECSLQFPDDDYSWWDLFMKICVFVFAFVIPVIIIIICYTLMILRLKSVRLLSGSREKDRNLRRITRLVLVVVAVFIICWTPIHIFILVEALGSTSHSTAALSSYYFCIALGYTNSSLNPILYAFLDENFKRCFRDFCFPIKMRMERQSTSRVRNTVQDPAYVRDVDGINKPV; encoded by the exons ATGGAGTCCCCAGTTCAGATCTTCCGCGGAGATCCGGGCCCCACCTGCGCGCCGAGCACCTGCCTGCTCCCCAACGGCAGCGGCGGGGTCCCGGGCTGGGCCGAGCCCGACAGCAACAGCAGCGCGGGCTCCGAGGACACGCCGCTGGAGCCCGCGTACATCTCCCCCGCCATCCCGGTCATCATCACGGCGGTCTACTCCTTGGTGTTCGTCGTGGGCTTGGTGGGAAACTCCCTGGTCATGTTCGTGATCATCCG ATACACTAAGATGAAGACGGCGaccaacatttatatatttaacctGGCTTTGGCTGATGCTTTAGTTACTACCACCATGCCCTTCCAGAGCACAGTTTATCTGATGAATTCCTGGCCCTTTGGGGATGTGCTATGCAAGATAGTCATTTCCATTGACTACTACAACATGTTTACCAGCATTTTCACCTTGACCATGATGAGTGTGGACCGGTATATTGCTGTGTGCCACCCTGTCAAGGCGTTGGACTTTCGCACACCCTTGAAGGCAAAGATCATCAATATCTGTATTTGGCTCCTGTCTTCATCTGTTGGCATATCCGCGATTGTCCTTGGAGGAACCAAAGTCAGGGAAG ACTTGGATGTCATCGAGTGCTCCTTGCAGTTCCCGGATGACGATTACTCGTGGTGGGACCTCTTCATGAAAATCTGCGTCTTCGTCTTTGCCTTTGTGATCcccgtcatcatcatcatcatctgctACACCCTGATGATCCTGCGCTTAAAGAGCGTCCGGCTCCTCTCCGGCTCCCGAGAGAAAGATCGCAACCTGCGGCGAATCACCAGGCTGGTCCTGGTGGTGGTGGCCGTCTTCATCATCTGCTGGACGCCCATCCACATCTTCATTCTCGTGGAGGCGCTGGGGAGCACCTCGCACAGCACGGCTGCCCTCTCCAGCTACTACTTCTGCATCGCCCTGGGTTACACCAACAGCAGCCTGAACCCCATCCTCTACGCCTTCCTCGACGAAAATTTCAAGCGGTGTTTCAGGGACTTCTGCTTTCCAATCAAGATGAGGATGGAGCGGCAGAGCACTAGCAGGGTCAGAAATACGGTTCAGGATCCTGCCTACGTGAGGGATGTCGATGGGATCAATAAACCAGTATGA